A single window of Camelus dromedarius isolate mCamDro1 chromosome 20, mCamDro1.pat, whole genome shotgun sequence DNA harbors:
- the NDUFB9 gene encoding NADH dehydrogenase [ubiquinone] 1 beta subcomplex subunit 9 codes for MAFLASAAYLTHQQKVLRLYKRALRHLESWCIHRDKYRYFACLMRARFDEHKNEKDMVKATQLLREAEEEFWHSQHPQPYIFPESPGGTSYERYECYKVPEWCLDDWHPSEKAMYPDYFAKREQWKKLRRESWDREVKQLQEEAPRGGPRTEALPPARKEGDLPPLWWHIVTRPRERPM; via the exons ATGGCGTTCTTGGCGTCGGCGGCATACCTGACCCACCAGCAGAAGGTGCTGCGACTTTACAAGCGGGCGCTGCGCCACCTGGAGTCGTGGTGCATCCACAG GGACAAATACCGATATTTTGCTTGTTTGATGAGAGCCCGGTTTGATGAACATAAGAATGAAAAGGACATGGTGAAGGCCACCCAGCtgctgagggaggcagaggaagaattCTGGCACAGTCAGCATCCTCAGCCATACATCTTCCCGGAGTCTCCTGGGGGCACCTCCTATGAGAGATACGAGTGTTACAAG GTTCCCGAGTGGTGCTTAGATGACTGGCATCCTTCTGAGAAGGCAATGTATCCTGATTACTTTGCCAAGAGAGAGCAGTGGAAGAAACTGCGGAGAGAAAGCTGGGATCGAGAG GTTAAGCAGCTGCAGGAGGAAGCCCCACGTGGTGGCCCCAGAACTGAAGCTTTGCCCCCAGCCCGAAAGGAAGGTGATTTGCCCCCACTGTGGTGGCATATTGTGACCAGGCCCCGGGAGCGACCCATGTAG